The Vibrio echinoideorum genome includes a region encoding these proteins:
- the thiS gene encoding sulfur carrier protein ThiS — translation MSHITISINEQPEQVAHLSSLADIIQALSLPDLGCVFAINNAVVPRSQWQQTVVNEGDAISLFQAIAGG, via the coding sequence ATGAGTCATATAACGATCTCTATAAACGAGCAACCAGAACAGGTCGCGCACTTGTCGTCTCTAGCGGACATTATCCAGGCTCTATCACTACCTGATCTGGGTTGTGTATTTGCAATCAATAATGCGGTTGTCCCGCGCAGCCAGTGGCAACAAACTGTCGTCAATGAAGGCGACGCTATTTCTCTTTTCCAAGCTATAGCAGGAGGCTAA
- a CDS encoding HesA/MoeB/ThiF family protein: MLSDFEFIRYQRQIALPEVGEQGQRNLLNSHVLVIGCGGLGNAAALYLAASGVGKIVLVDDDCVDSSNLQRQVAFKEIQLGSPKVEALKQQLSELNSRSQVRTINQRMSESQLELEVMLADLVLDCTDNFKSRHQVNQACFGSNTPLISGSAIGWKGQFIVFDYQNQKGCYHCLFPFSHHPQTTRCSDSGIIGPVVGTIGNLQALAAIQRLTRGEFQVTTHQLKLFDGQTMNWQNLMVTQDSECPVCSTSAVKHLEEEIQ; encoded by the coding sequence ATGCTGAGTGACTTTGAATTTATTCGTTATCAACGACAAATTGCGTTACCTGAAGTCGGTGAACAAGGACAACGAAACCTATTAAATAGCCATGTGTTAGTGATTGGTTGTGGTGGCTTAGGTAATGCTGCGGCTCTTTACCTTGCAGCTTCTGGTGTTGGAAAGATCGTGTTGGTTGATGATGACTGTGTGGATTCATCTAACCTGCAACGACAGGTCGCGTTCAAAGAAATTCAGTTAGGTTCGCCTAAAGTCGAAGCTTTGAAGCAACAACTGAGCGAGCTCAATAGTCGCAGCCAAGTAAGAACCATCAATCAGCGAATGAGTGAAAGTCAGCTTGAACTTGAAGTGATGCTCGCTGATTTGGTGTTGGATTGTACTGACAACTTTAAGTCACGCCACCAGGTTAACCAAGCATGCTTCGGTAGCAATACACCTTTGATTTCCGGTTCTGCAATTGGCTGGAAAGGCCAGTTTATTGTCTTTGATTATCAGAATCAGAAAGGGTGCTATCACTGTTTGTTTCCGTTCAGTCATCACCCACAAACGACTCGTTGTAGCGATAGCGGCATCATAGGCCCGGTTGTTGGCACCATAGGTAACCTTCAAGCTTTGGCTGCCATTCAACGTTTAACTCGTGGTGAGTTTCAGGTAACAACACACCAGCTCAAACTGTTCGATGGCCAAACGATGAATTGGCAAAACTTAATGGTCACTCAAGATAGTGAATGTCCCGTGTGCAGTACGTCTGCAGTTAAGCATTTAGAAGAAGAAATCCAATGA
- a CDS encoding aminopeptidase P family protein, with protein sequence MHNITAERVAAVRAWLETNNLDAAIIPHEDEYLGEYVPAHNERLHWLTGFTGSAGAAVITRETAAIFVDGRYTVQVRKQVPAELFEYRHLIEEPALDWIVNSLPQGSKVAFDPRMHTAAWLKGAQAKLADKVELTTLSANPIDELWSDRPEPVVSDVRLMATNAVGQSSESKRAEIAALLKAKGADAAILTELDSICWLLNVRGLDVSRLPVVLSNAIIHADESVDFFLDPARIPAGFEAHVGNGIRVSHPSELEARLQSLESKNVSVDSGTSNAWYTLVLQNAGAHIIEAADPCLMPKAAKNETEIAGMKACHIRDGVAMAKFLSWIDAEVAQGNLHNEAVLADKVQSFREQDPTLMDLSFDTISAAGGNAAMCHYNHENQPEPGQLELNTLYLVDSGGQYLDGTTDITRTIAIGQPSDEMIQQFTLALKGHIGIARARFPQGTRGFQLDILARQHLWAEGFDYDHGTGHGVGHFLSVHEGPQSISKKLIDVPLVEGMVLSNEPGYYRADEFGIRIENLELVVELPTQGDFSVLTFESLTRCPVDKRNINVDLLTRPELAWLNDYHQKVWDDVSPLVEGDTLEWLRQSTTPLAHA encoded by the coding sequence ATGCACAATATCACTGCTGAACGCGTTGCTGCGGTTCGAGCTTGGCTTGAAACAAACAACCTAGATGCCGCTATCATTCCACACGAAGACGAATATCTAGGTGAATACGTTCCAGCTCATAACGAGCGACTTCACTGGTTAACAGGTTTCACAGGCTCTGCAGGTGCCGCTGTTATTACTCGTGAAACTGCTGCTATTTTTGTTGATGGTCGCTATACCGTTCAGGTTCGTAAGCAGGTGCCAGCAGAGTTATTTGAGTATCGCCACCTTATTGAAGAACCGGCTTTAGATTGGATCGTCAATTCATTACCACAAGGCAGTAAGGTTGCATTCGACCCACGCATGCACACTGCCGCTTGGTTGAAAGGCGCACAAGCAAAACTAGCAGATAAAGTTGAGCTAACAACGCTATCAGCAAACCCGATTGATGAGCTTTGGTCTGATCGTCCTGAGCCTGTAGTGTCTGATGTGCGCCTAATGGCAACAAACGCCGTTGGTCAATCAAGCGAGAGTAAGCGCGCTGAGATTGCTGCCTTGTTAAAAGCAAAAGGTGCAGACGCCGCTATCCTTACCGAGCTTGACTCAATCTGTTGGTTGCTTAACGTTCGTGGTTTAGACGTATCACGCCTACCTGTTGTACTATCCAACGCTATCATTCACGCCGATGAAAGCGTCGATTTCTTCCTAGACCCAGCACGCATCCCAGCAGGCTTTGAAGCACACGTTGGTAATGGTATTCGCGTTTCCCACCCATCAGAGCTTGAAGCGCGCCTTCAGTCTTTAGAAAGCAAAAATGTATCTGTAGATTCAGGCACAAGCAATGCTTGGTACACGCTTGTTCTGCAAAACGCTGGCGCTCATATCATTGAAGCAGCAGACCCATGTCTAATGCCAAAAGCCGCTAAAAACGAAACTGAAATTGCCGGCATGAAAGCGTGTCACATTCGTGATGGCGTAGCGATGGCGAAATTCCTATCTTGGATTGATGCAGAAGTCGCACAAGGTAACCTGCACAACGAAGCGGTATTGGCTGACAAAGTCCAGTCGTTCCGTGAGCAAGACCCAACGCTGATGGACCTAAGTTTTGACACAATTTCAGCAGCAGGCGGAAACGCAGCTATGTGTCACTACAACCATGAGAACCAACCTGAACCAGGTCAGTTAGAACTGAATACTTTGTACCTAGTCGATTCAGGCGGCCAGTACTTAGATGGTACAACCGACATCACTCGTACTATCGCGATTGGCCAACCAAGCGATGAAATGATTCAGCAGTTCACTCTCGCACTGAAAGGTCACATCGGCATTGCACGTGCACGTTTCCCTCAAGGTACTCGTGGTTTCCAACTGGATATCCTAGCGCGTCAGCACTTATGGGCAGAAGGCTTCGACTACGACCACGGTACTGGTCACGGTGTTGGTCATTTCCTAAGTGTTCATGAAGGACCGCAAAGCATCTCTAAGAAGTTGATCGACGTGCCTCTAGTTGAAGGTATGGTGTTATCAAACGAACCGGGTTACTACCGTGCTGATGAATTTGGTATCCGCATCGAGAACCTAGAACTGGTTGTTGAGCTGCCAACTCAGGGTGACTTCTCTGTACTGACGTTTGAATCACTAACTCGTTGCCCTGTCGATAAGCGCAACATCAATGTTGATTTACTAACACGACCTGAACTGGCATGGCTGAACGACTACCATCAGAAAGTATGGGACGACGTTAGTCCACTAGTTGAAGGTGATACGTTGGAATGGCTACGCCAATCAACGACACCATTAGCTCACGCTTAA
- a CDS encoding multidrug effflux MFS transporter: protein MPSNALPNPSKLQVALLAMLVLFSPLAIDIYLPALPQISTAFHVEHALAQDTITWFLFAMGVGQLFAGPLADKLGRRTVALGGVSIYALSACLAWAAQSIDMMLIARLLQGLGACATSVAAFATVRDLFGPQKSGRMISYLNGAICFIPALAPILGAWLTQQFGWRSNFSFMAVFAVVVGTILFFQMKEYNPATEKVAVFKLERYWSVLKTPSFIFHATLCLMAMAVILAYVTSAPVVLMENLGLTMNEFTFWFGINAVINIIAAFTAPKFMDRFGTYKALVVGISTLGLAGVVMLILADQATAIAFMLPIFLSSVGFAWILGAAAGKALEPFGDRAGTAAALLGLFQMSGSGLLVGTMQRLDLTSQVMIALQMFLIVPALLVLASKAGKSWHTTFANA, encoded by the coding sequence GTGCCTTCTAACGCGCTTCCAAATCCTAGCAAATTGCAGGTTGCACTACTTGCAATGCTGGTTCTATTTAGCCCTTTGGCTATTGATATTTATCTACCAGCTCTGCCACAAATTTCGACAGCGTTTCACGTGGAACATGCACTAGCACAAGATACGATTACTTGGTTTTTATTCGCCATGGGTGTCGGGCAATTATTTGCAGGCCCTTTGGCTGATAAGTTAGGGCGTCGAACCGTTGCATTGGGAGGTGTTAGTATCTATGCATTGAGTGCTTGCTTGGCGTGGGCAGCTCAGTCGATTGATATGATGCTAATAGCTCGGCTGTTACAAGGCTTAGGAGCTTGTGCGACTTCTGTAGCAGCCTTTGCAACGGTTCGCGATCTATTTGGCCCGCAGAAGAGCGGCCGAATGATCAGTTACCTTAATGGTGCGATCTGTTTTATCCCTGCATTGGCACCGATTCTTGGGGCTTGGTTGACTCAACAGTTTGGCTGGCGCTCGAACTTCAGCTTTATGGCTGTGTTCGCTGTCGTGGTTGGCACCATTTTGTTTTTCCAAATGAAAGAGTATAATCCAGCGACAGAAAAGGTCGCGGTGTTTAAACTAGAGCGTTACTGGTCGGTACTGAAAACACCATCATTCATCTTCCATGCGACATTGTGCTTGATGGCGATGGCTGTAATCCTTGCTTACGTTACCTCTGCACCTGTTGTGTTGATGGAAAACCTCGGTTTGACGATGAATGAATTTACCTTCTGGTTTGGTATTAACGCGGTTATCAACATCATTGCTGCATTCACTGCCCCTAAATTTATGGACCGTTTTGGTACTTATAAGGCGTTAGTTGTTGGTATCTCAACACTTGGTTTAGCGGGTGTGGTGATGTTGATACTTGCAGACCAAGCGACGGCTATTGCATTTATGTTGCCTATCTTCTTATCTTCAGTTGGTTTCGCTTGGATTCTAGGTGCAGCAGCGGGTAAAGCGTTAGAACCTTTTGGTGACCGTGCGGGTACAGCAGCTGCACTACTTGGTTTGTTCCAAATGAGTGGCTCAGGATTGCTTGTTGGAACCATGCAACGTCTTGATTTAACATCGCAGGTGATGATTGCACTGCAAATGTTCCTTATTGTTCCAGCACTGTTGGTGCTTGCGAGCAAGGCGGGTAAGTCATGGCATACGACGTTTGCAAATGCATAA
- a CDS encoding thiamine phosphate synthase: MTVKILIPSQNIELTGEVQNCLLVAKRQGFATDAVELGVSPTQYFSIVDAQQALSIGFAHDVDSLTVCQLAELNHVVDYSHSVALAGVCDALVQTPNTIYIGVLDDSAVLDIWSHLDANRAINSATTAHQELDNRGHFAWLLTLLALEFPLEDALVLARSASNVSRGTWPAHYQNFPIPVLEDQLLDISVGWANQGTSLSFPELNKSSLGLYPVVDDVEWIERLLKLGINTVQLRIKNPLQADLEQQITRSIELGREHNAQVFINDYWQLALKHDAFGVHLGQEDIEESNLSQLSQAGIKIGLSTHGYYELLRIVQINPSYIALGHIFPTTTKQMPSKPQGIVRLSLYQQLIDTIPYTKELTGYPTVAIGGIDQSTAEQVWDCRVSSLAVVRAITLAEDPKKVIEFFEKLMASKPPALKEEVMQEPSYAE, encoded by the coding sequence ATGACAGTGAAGATACTCATCCCATCTCAAAATATTGAGTTAACGGGAGAGGTGCAGAACTGTCTATTGGTTGCTAAGCGACAAGGCTTTGCAACCGATGCAGTTGAGTTGGGCGTAAGCCCAACTCAATACTTCTCTATCGTTGATGCTCAGCAGGCGTTATCTATTGGCTTTGCTCATGATGTTGATTCATTGACGGTGTGTCAGCTAGCAGAACTGAACCATGTTGTTGATTACAGTCATTCAGTGGCGCTAGCTGGCGTCTGCGATGCTTTGGTACAAACTCCGAATACTATCTATATTGGTGTCTTAGATGATTCGGCTGTATTGGATATCTGGTCACACCTAGATGCTAATCGTGCTATCAATAGTGCAACTACAGCTCATCAGGAATTAGATAATCGCGGCCATTTTGCCTGGTTACTTACTTTGTTGGCGTTGGAGTTCCCACTAGAAGACGCACTAGTTTTAGCTCGATCAGCATCTAATGTTTCACGTGGAACATGGCCTGCACATTACCAAAATTTTCCTATCCCTGTTCTTGAAGATCAACTATTGGACATAAGCGTAGGTTGGGCTAACCAAGGGACATCACTTTCTTTTCCTGAGTTGAATAAGAGTAGCCTCGGTTTATACCCCGTAGTTGATGATGTCGAGTGGATCGAAAGATTACTCAAGCTTGGAATCAACACTGTCCAACTACGTATTAAGAACCCGCTGCAAGCGGACTTAGAACAACAAATCACACGATCTATCGAGCTTGGTCGAGAGCATAACGCTCAAGTTTTTATCAATGATTACTGGCAGCTTGCACTCAAGCATGACGCTTTTGGTGTTCATTTGGGGCAAGAGGATATTGAAGAATCAAACCTCTCACAGTTGAGCCAAGCGGGTATAAAGATTGGTTTATCGACTCATGGCTATTACGAGTTACTGCGCATTGTTCAAATCAACCCAAGCTATATTGCGCTAGGCCACATCTTTCCAACAACGACTAAGCAGATGCCATCAAAGCCTCAGGGTATAGTTCGTTTATCTCTGTATCAACAGCTGATTGATACTATCCCATATACAAAAGAACTCACCGGTTATCCGACGGTTGCTATTGGTGGTATTGACCAATCGACAGCTGAGCAGGTGTGGGATTGTAGGGTGTCGAGTTTGGCGGTTGTTCGTGCGATTACATTAGCGGAAGACCCTAAAAAGGTGATCGAATTTTTCGAAAAACTGATGGCGTCAAAACCTCCAGCTCTCAAAGAAGAGGTTATGCAGGAGCCTAGCTATGCTGAGTGA
- a CDS encoding thiazole synthase, with the protein MLTIADKTFQSRLFTGTGKFANKHLMASAIEASGSQLATMALKRVDIRSEQDDILQPIIDAGVNLLPNTSGAKNAKDAVFAAHLAREALGTNWLKLEIHPDPKYLMPDPIETLKAAEQLVKDGFVVLPYCHADPVLCKCLEEVGCAAVMPLGAPIGSNKGIASADFLEIIIDQANVPVIVDAGIGAPSHAARAMEMGADAVLVNTAIAASQQPVDMAIAFKLAVEAGRMAYLAGLAGKVSHAVASSPLTSFLDE; encoded by the coding sequence ATGTTAACTATCGCTGATAAAACGTTTCAATCACGACTCTTCACAGGAACGGGTAAGTTCGCGAACAAGCACTTGATGGCGAGTGCTATTGAAGCTTCGGGCTCGCAACTGGCAACCATGGCGTTGAAGAGAGTTGATATTCGTTCTGAGCAAGACGACATTTTACAACCCATCATTGATGCTGGCGTGAACTTACTACCGAATACGTCAGGCGCTAAGAATGCAAAAGATGCTGTCTTTGCTGCGCATTTGGCTCGTGAAGCGCTAGGTACAAACTGGCTTAAACTGGAAATTCATCCAGATCCAAAGTACTTGATGCCAGACCCAATAGAGACGCTTAAAGCTGCTGAGCAACTGGTTAAAGATGGTTTTGTTGTGTTGCCTTACTGCCATGCCGATCCAGTATTGTGTAAATGCTTGGAAGAGGTGGGTTGTGCTGCGGTTATGCCGCTAGGTGCGCCAATTGGTTCAAACAAAGGTATCGCTTCGGCAGACTTCTTAGAGATAATTATCGATCAAGCGAATGTTCCTGTGATTGTTGATGCGGGCATTGGTGCACCATCTCATGCTGCTCGTGCAATGGAAATGGGTGCGGATGCTGTTCTAGTGAATACTGCGATAGCTGCGTCTCAACAGCCCGTTGATATGGCGATTGCCTTTAAGTTGGCGGTAGAAGCAGGGCGTATGGCTTACCTTGCTGGACTTGCAGGAAAAGTATCTCACGCGGTTGCTTCGAGCCCGTTAACTTCATTCCTAGACGAGTAG
- the thiH gene encoding 2-iminoacetate synthase ThiH — translation MTFVDRFKQLNWDDIGMSIFSKTAADVERALSKPKRDLEDFKALISPAAEPYLEQMAQQSLALTRKRFGNTMSLYIPLYLSNLCANACTYCGFSMENRIKRRTLTLDEIDAESAAIKKMKFDSVLLVTGEHETKVGMNYFRQVLPNIKKQFNYLAMEVQPLDQHDYAELKTLGLDAVMVYQETYQPRTYAEHHLRGNKMDFEYRLETPDRLAKAGIDKIGIGALIGLEDWRTDCFFVAAHLDYLECTYWQTRYSISFPRLRPCEGGDSNGGLQPKSIMNDKQLVQLICAYRLLNPEVELSLSTRESATFRDNVLPLGITSMSAASKTQPGGYASGEEELEQFEISDERSAADVESMIRKRGFDPVWRDWHSAYSG, via the coding sequence ATGACGTTTGTTGATCGATTTAAACAGCTCAACTGGGATGACATTGGTATGTCTATCTTCAGTAAAACGGCAGCGGATGTTGAACGTGCTCTGAGTAAACCCAAACGCGACTTAGAAGACTTTAAGGCGCTGATCTCTCCGGCGGCAGAACCTTACTTAGAGCAGATGGCACAACAATCGCTAGCGCTAACTCGTAAGCGATTTGGCAATACAATGTCGCTTTATATTCCTTTGTACCTGTCTAACCTGTGCGCTAATGCGTGCACGTATTGTGGCTTCTCAATGGAGAACCGTATCAAGCGCCGCACACTTACTTTGGATGAAATTGATGCCGAAAGTGCGGCTATCAAAAAGATGAAGTTCGATAGCGTTTTGTTGGTCACCGGTGAACATGAAACTAAGGTCGGGATGAATTACTTTCGACAGGTGTTGCCGAATATTAAAAAGCAATTTAACTACCTTGCAATGGAAGTGCAGCCGCTTGATCAACATGATTACGCAGAGCTTAAAACTCTCGGCTTAGATGCTGTTATGGTTTACCAAGAGACCTATCAACCCAGAACTTACGCTGAGCATCATCTACGTGGCAATAAAATGGATTTTGAATATCGCCTTGAAACTCCCGATCGCTTGGCAAAAGCGGGGATCGATAAAATAGGTATAGGTGCCTTGATTGGTTTGGAAGATTGGCGAACCGACTGCTTCTTTGTTGCTGCTCACTTAGATTACCTAGAGTGCACTTATTGGCAGACTCGCTATTCAATTTCATTCCCGCGTCTTCGCCCGTGCGAGGGTGGAGACAGTAATGGAGGCTTGCAGCCTAAGTCGATCATGAACGATAAACAGTTGGTTCAGCTTATCTGCGCATATCGACTCTTAAACCCTGAGGTCGAGTTATCTCTATCTACTCGTGAGTCAGCAACCTTCCGCGATAATGTGTTGCCATTGGGAATCACGAGTATGTCGGCGGCTTCTAAAACCCAACCTGGTGGTTATGCTTCGGGTGAGGAAGAACTCGAACAGTTTGAGATAAGTGATGAGAGAAGTGCTGCCGATGTTGAGTCGATGATTCGTAAGCGTGGTTTCGACCCAGTATGGCGAGATTGGCACAGTGCCTATTCTGGTTAA
- the thiC gene encoding phosphomethylpyrimidine synthase ThiC produces the protein MSSRKQARLEAKNFIDSLSVQPYPNSKKAYIQGSRADIQVPVREISLADSLVGGSKKEPVFEPNVPIQVYDTSGVYTDPTHEIDLYNGLPKLREQWIDERGDTELLDDVSSVYTKERLEDETLDDLRYGNLPRIRRATGNQCVTQLHYARQGIITPEMEYIAIRENMGRQKFADEQLNHQHPGHNFGANLPKEITPEFVRKEVAEGRAIIPSNINHPESEPMIIGRNFLVKVNANIGNSSVSSSIEEEVEKLVWSTRWGGDTVMDLSTGRNIHETREWILRNSPVPIGTVPMYQALEKVNGVAEDLNWEVMRDTLIEQAEQGVDYFTIHAGLLLRYVPMTAKRVTGIVSRGGSIIAKWCLAHHQESFLYTHFREICEICAKYDVALSLGDGLRPGSIADANDEAQFSELRTLGELTKVAWEYDVQVIIEGPGHVPMHLIKENMDEQLEHCHEAPFYTLGPLTTDIAPGYDHITSGIGAAMIGWYGCAMLCYVTPKEHLGLPNKEDVKTGLITYKLAAHAADLAKGHPGAQIRDNALSKARFEFRWEDQFNLALDPETARSFHDETLPQESGKVAHFCSMCGPKFCSMKISQEVREYAKDTEQVAADQAIEIKMLDNPLEGMRQKSQEFRDTGSELYHPAVGAKEAQLEE, from the coding sequence ATGTCGAGTCGTAAACAAGCAAGACTGGAAGCGAAGAATTTCATTGATTCTTTATCCGTACAACCTTATCCAAATTCAAAAAAAGCTTACATCCAAGGATCTCGAGCGGACATTCAAGTCCCTGTCCGAGAAATATCACTCGCTGATAGCCTTGTGGGTGGCAGCAAAAAAGAGCCTGTATTCGAACCTAATGTACCTATTCAAGTTTACGATACCTCCGGTGTTTATACAGACCCTACACACGAAATAGACCTGTATAACGGTCTTCCTAAGTTGCGAGAGCAATGGATTGATGAGCGTGGCGATACGGAACTGTTAGACGATGTAAGCTCTGTTTACACCAAAGAACGTTTAGAAGATGAAACCCTAGACGACCTTCGTTACGGCAATCTACCTAGAATTCGTCGTGCTACAGGTAACCAATGTGTTACCCAGCTGCATTATGCTCGTCAAGGCATTATCACTCCTGAGATGGAGTACATTGCAATACGTGAGAATATGGGACGTCAGAAGTTTGCTGATGAGCAGCTTAATCATCAACACCCTGGCCATAACTTCGGTGCCAACCTACCGAAAGAAATTACCCCTGAGTTCGTGCGCAAAGAAGTTGCAGAAGGTCGAGCTATTATCCCTTCAAACATCAATCACCCAGAATCAGAACCTATGATTATTGGCCGAAACTTCTTAGTGAAAGTGAACGCCAATATCGGTAACTCTTCAGTAAGCTCTTCGATTGAAGAAGAAGTTGAGAAGCTAGTCTGGTCGACTCGCTGGGGTGGCGATACCGTGATGGACCTTTCCACCGGCCGTAATATCCACGAGACTCGCGAATGGATCTTGCGTAACAGTCCGGTGCCGATTGGTACGGTTCCTATGTATCAGGCGCTTGAAAAAGTGAATGGCGTTGCGGAAGACCTTAACTGGGAAGTGATGCGTGATACCTTGATTGAACAAGCAGAGCAGGGTGTTGATTATTTTACTATCCACGCAGGTTTACTGCTTCGTTACGTCCCTATGACCGCTAAGCGTGTGACTGGCATTGTCTCTCGCGGCGGTTCTATCATCGCGAAATGGTGCCTTGCACATCATCAAGAAAGCTTCCTTTATACCCACTTCCGTGAGATCTGTGAGATCTGTGCGAAGTACGATGTTGCTCTGTCATTAGGTGATGGCCTGCGTCCGGGTTCGATTGCTGATGCTAATGATGAAGCTCAATTCTCGGAATTACGTACTCTAGGTGAGTTGACTAAAGTGGCTTGGGAATACGACGTTCAGGTGATCATTGAAGGTCCTGGGCATGTACCAATGCACCTAATCAAAGAGAATATGGACGAGCAGTTAGAGCACTGCCACGAAGCACCTTTCTATACTTTAGGTCCACTGACGACAGATATTGCCCCTGGTTACGACCATATTACCTCTGGTATTGGTGCCGCCATGATTGGTTGGTACGGCTGTGCGATGCTCTGTTATGTCACTCCTAAAGAACATTTAGGCTTACCAAACAAAGAAGACGTGAAGACTGGCTTGATTACTTACAAGCTGGCAGCACATGCAGCAGACTTGGCAAAAGGACATCCGGGCGCACAAATCCGCGACAATGCATTATCAAAGGCGCGTTTTGAATTCCGTTGGGAAGACCAATTTAATCTAGCTTTAGATCCGGAAACCGCGCGTTCTTTCCATGATGAAACTCTGCCACAAGAGTCGGGTAAGGTTGCTCACTTCTGCTCTATGTGTGGACCTAAATTCTGCTCGATGAAGATCTCTCAGGAAGTACGAGAGTATGCGAAAGACACCGAACAAGTGGCGGCTGATCAGGCTATCGAAATTAAGATGTTGGATAACCCGTTGGAAGGAATGCGTCAGAAATCACAAGAGTTCCGTGATACCGGCTCTGAACTTTACCACCCTGCAGTAGGTGCAAAAGAAGCTCAACTAGAGGAATAA
- the crcB gene encoding fluoride efflux transporter CrcB, which produces MGQLSILGFIAIGGAFGACSRYLISELCVVMLGRGFPYGTLTVNVIGSLIMGLLIAAFENEMVATEPWRQIIGLGFLGALTTFSTFSMDNVLLMQQGAFFKMGLNVLLNVVLSISAAWIGFQLLIKS; this is translated from the coding sequence ATGGGTCAGTTATCTATTTTAGGTTTTATTGCCATTGGTGGCGCATTTGGTGCTTGTTCGCGTTATTTGATTTCAGAGTTATGTGTGGTGATGCTAGGACGTGGCTTCCCTTACGGTACGCTGACAGTTAACGTAATTGGCTCTTTAATTATGGGTTTACTCATCGCAGCGTTTGAGAATGAGATGGTTGCGACAGAACCATGGAGGCAGATCATCGGTCTTGGTTTCCTTGGAGCACTGACTACATTTTCTACATTTTCGATGGATAACGTGCTTCTTATGCAGCAGGGTGCTTTCTTTAAGATGGGACTCAATGTGCTACTCAACGTGGTTCTCAGCATCTCAGCAGCATGGATCGGCTTCCAACTTTTGATAAAGTCTTAA
- a CDS encoding LysR family transcriptional regulator, with protein sequence MNIEKLSRLDLNLLVCLQVLMEELSVTRTAHRLCLSQSAVSKSLAKLREQFNDPLFTRSAHGLRPTPKAVFLKPRLETLINQLDVLTQPETFIPNNSDHSFHIAAVESVYPLILPHFLPAIFRQAPKVNINTHAWTEQTFKKLQLGELDIGLTGKDIDINDARLTMLPPDDICEQEIYRDAQMCVLRRNHPALSGKWDLETYLAQRHVQVRCDGNDRWLLDYKLADLGHQRDIAISVPDFNSAASLCTYTDFVFTAPSHFTYLVAKQLDLVVVPLPMEFPPMAYTLFWHRDRENDPALTWLRDIIKEKTLHLR encoded by the coding sequence ATGAATATCGAGAAACTATCACGCCTCGACCTCAATCTATTGGTTTGCTTGCAGGTGCTGATGGAAGAGCTGAGTGTCACGCGCACCGCACATCGATTATGCTTGAGCCAATCGGCTGTGAGTAAGTCGTTAGCCAAGCTTCGTGAGCAATTTAATGATCCCCTTTTTACGCGAAGTGCCCATGGCCTACGACCAACACCGAAAGCTGTTTTTCTCAAGCCTCGATTAGAAACACTGATCAATCAACTTGATGTACTGACCCAACCAGAGACATTCATTCCCAACAACAGTGACCACAGTTTTCATATTGCAGCCGTTGAGAGTGTTTACCCACTGATTCTTCCGCACTTCTTACCCGCAATATTTCGGCAAGCGCCTAAGGTCAATATCAACACCCACGCGTGGACAGAGCAAACCTTTAAGAAACTGCAGCTTGGTGAACTAGATATCGGACTCACAGGCAAAGACATCGACATCAACGATGCGCGTTTAACCATGCTGCCGCCAGACGACATCTGCGAACAAGAGATCTACCGCGATGCACAGATGTGTGTGTTAAGACGCAACCACCCTGCACTGAGTGGTAAGTGGGATCTAGAAACCTACCTTGCGCAGCGTCATGTACAAGTAAGGTGTGATGGTAATGACCGTTGGCTATTAGACTACAAACTTGCCGATCTTGGCCACCAACGTGATATCGCTATTTCAGTTCCAGACTTCAATAGCGCGGCGAGCCTGTGTACCTACACCGACTTTGTGTTTACAGCACCAAGCCACTTTACTTACCTGGTCGCCAAGCAACTCGATTTAGTGGTTGTTCCTTTACCTATGGAATTCCCGCCGATGGCATACACTCTATTTTGGCACCGTGACAGAGAAAATGACCCAGCCTTAACTTGGTTGCGAGATATCATCAAAGAAAAAACTCTGCACCTTAGATAA